The DNA segment CGCCCGGCTGGCTGGACGTCACCTCCATGGACATGGACGCCCAGGGCGTGGCCCGCAGGCCCGACGGCAAGGTCGTCTTCATCGACGGTGCGCTGCCCTTCGAATGGGTGAGCGCCAACACGCACCGCAAGAAGAACAACTGGGAGCAGGCGAGCCTCACTGCCATCCATCGCGAATCTCCCCAGCGCGTGCGCCCGGGGTGCCCCCATTTCGGGCTGCATGCCGGCGCCTGCGGCGGCTGCAAGATGCAGCACCTGCACGTCGGCGCCCAGGTGGCCGTCAAGCAGCGCGTGCTGGAGGACAACCTCTGGCACCTGGGCAAGGTGAAGGCGGAAACCGTGATGCGGCCCATCGAAGGGCCCGCCTGGGGCTACCGCTACCGCGCGCGCCTGGCCGTGCGGCACGTCGCCAAGAAGGGCAAGGTGCTGGTGGGCTTCCACGAGCGCAAGAGCCGCTACATCGCCGACATGGAAGTCTGCCCCGTATTGCCGCCCCACGTGAGTGCCCTGCTGATGCCCATGCGCGCACTGATCGCGTCCATGGACGCGCGCGACACCTGCCCGCAGATCGAGCTGGCCTGCGGCGACGACGTCACCGCGCTGGTGCTGCGCCACCTGGAGCCGCTCTCCGAAGCCGACCTGGACCGGCTGCGCGCCTTCGCCGCCGCGCATGGCGTGCAGTGGTGGCTGCAGCCCAAGGGCCCGGACACCGTGCACCTGCTCGAAGAAGGCGGTCCGCAGTTGAACTACGCGTTGCCGGATTTCGGCATCACCATGCCCTTCAAGCCCACCGACTTCACGCAGGTCAACCCGCACATCAACCGCGTGCTGGTCACGCGTGCGCTGCGCCTGCTGGATGCGGGCCGCGCCGACCGGGTGATCGACTGGTTCTGCGGCCTGGGCAATTTCACGCTGCCCATCGCCACGCAGGCCCGCGAAGTCGTCGGCATCGAGGGCAGCGAGGCGCTCGTCGCCCGCTCGCGAGAGAACTACCGCAAGAACCAGGACGACCGGCCGCAGGGGCAGGCGCTGGCCCCCACCACGTTCGTGGCGCGCAACCTGTTCGAGATGACGCCCGAGATGCTGATCGCCGACGGCGTGGCCGACAAGTGGCTGGTGGATCCCCCGCGCGAGGGGGCCTTCGCGCTCGCCAAGGCCCTGGCCGACATCCACCAGGCACGCATCGGTACGGAAGATGCGCCGGCGCTGCCCGCTTCGGCCGAGGGCTGGACGCCGCCGCAGCGCATCGTCTATGTGAGCTGCAATCCGGCCACGCTGGCGCGCGACGCAGGGCTGCTGGTGCACCAGGCGGGCTACCGCTGCGTGGCGGCCGGGGTGGTGAACATGTTCCCCCACACGGCGCACGTCGAGAGCATGGCGGTGTTCGAGCGCGCCTGAGATCTGGACGGAATTCGGGAGCCGGGCGGCGCCGTTGCTTGAGCGGCCCGCGGGCCCGGGTTTGCGGGCCGACGGAGCAGACCGCCTGCCGGGTGAAGGCGGCTTCAGCTCCGGCTGCGGCCGGATCCGCCTTCGCGGGTTTCGTCGGCGCGGCCTTCTTCCGTGCGGCGGGCCGGGGTGGCTGGGGGCTTCTCCAGGTTGCCCAGCACCGAGGGCGCGCCCTCCAGCTTGTTCTCGCGCATGTACTGGTCCATTTCCTTCCAACCGGCGAACACCTGGGCCTTCGAGGCCTTGGGGTTGAGGGTGAAGCAGTCCTCCAGGCCCCGCAGGGCGTGCCGGCAGGCGCCGCCGATGGCCTTGGCCTCGGCTTCCTTCTGCACTGCGCGTGGATCGGGGCCCAGCCCGGGAATGTCGCAGCCCGACAGCAGCAGCGGGGCCGCCGCGCATGCCACGAGCCAGGAAAGCCGGCGGCCGGCCGGCCGGGCGGAGGGGAGGGCTGTGCGGCGGTGTGGCATCTTCCCGTCATTATCGGCCGCTGCGCCGGATCATTGAGGCCCGTGTGCGCCCGCCCTGAGGAAAAGCAAAAAGGCCTCCACGCGGGAGGCCTTCTTTTCCTGCCGGAAGGGCCGGGGCCCTCCGGAGCATGCCGCGGCGTCAGTCGCGCTCGCCGCCCATGATGCCCAGCAGGGCCAGCAGGCTCTGGAACACGTTGAAGAGGTCCAGGTACAGCGCCAGCGTGGCGCTGATGTAGTTGGTCTCGCCGCCGTCGATGATCTGCTTCAGGTCATACAGCATGTAGGCGCTGAAGATGCCGATGGCCGCCACCGAGATGGCCATCATGCCGGCCGAGGAGCCCACGAACACGTTGATGACCGAGCCCACCAGCAGGACCATGGCGCCCACGAAGAGCCACTTGCCCATGCCGGAGAGGTCGCGCTTGATCACGGTGGCCAGGCTGGCCATGACCAGGAACACGCCGGCTGTGCCGGCGAAGGCCGTCATGACGAGGTCGGTGCCGTTCTTGAAGCCCAGCACCATGCCGATCAGGCGCGAGAGCATGAGGCCCATGAAGAACGTGAAGCCCAGCAGCACCGGCACGCCGGCCGCCGAGTTCTTGGTCTTCTCGATGGCGAACATGAAGCCGAAGGCGCCGCCCAGGAAGACGATCAGGCCCACGCCGCCCCGCAGGGACTGTGTGATGCCGGTGGCCACTCCCAGCCAGGCGCCCAGCACCGTGGGCACCATGCTCAGTGCGAGCAGCCAGTAGGTATTGCGCAGCACGCGCTGCCGCTGCTCCTGCGAGACGCCGTAGCCCGCAGAGCCCAGAACGGTGACTTGGTCATTCATCTTCTCTTGCTCCCTTTGCCTGTTGAGGCCTGCGAAGTGCAGACCGGCAAATTCTAGGTGGTGGCTTTCAATCAGCTTTCAAATAACCTTTGCCACTCCCGACCTTTTGGGATGCAGTGTTTTGCCGTGGACAGCCCGGTGGCGGGCGATGCGGGCGATATCCTCCGCAGGTTCCGTACCGGCAGACGCGGCTGCGGCCTGCCGTTCCTCCATCCGTTTTCCATTCCACCGATCCCATGAAGACCAAACACGAGCTCGAATTCGCCGACGTCAAGAAAATCGCCGCAGCCGCGGAGGCCGAAGCCCTGCGCAACGGATGGGCGGTGACCATCGCCATCGTGGACGACGGCGGCCACCTGCTGTCGCTGCAGCGCCTGGACGGTGCCGCGCCCCTGTCTTCCCACATCGCCCCCGGCAAGGCCCGCACGGCGGCCCTGGGCCGCCGCGAGAGCAAGGTATACGAGGACATCATCAACGGCGGCCGCACCGCCTTCCTGACGGCCCCGTTCATCGACGGCATGCTCGAGGGCGGCGTGCCGATCCTGAAGGACGGCCAGTGCCTGGGCGCCGTGGGCGTGAGCGGCGTCAAATCCAGCGAGGACGCACAGATCGCCCGTGCCGGCATCGCGGCCATCGGCCTCTGATCCGGCGATCCGGCATCTGCCGACGCCCGCACCCTCGAGGTGCAGGCCAGAAGCAAAAAAACCGGCCTCGGGAGGCCGGTTTTTCTTTGGGAGATGCAGTGGGAAAAAAAGCCTGGCTACGCGGGCGAACCGTTGGCTGGCGAATACGACCCGGCGGACCGGCAGGCGGTCCGGGAGTCGCCCCACGATGAAACCTATTTGGTGAGGATCAGCTTGCCGAGCTTCGTGGCCTGCAGGCGGTAGATGGAGCCGTTGTGGAAGATCGCCACGGTCTTCTGCCCCTTGAGCAGTTCGCTGCTGTCCACCGCGGGGGCCGAAGGCGCCGCGCGCCCGTGGGCCTCGGCCTGCCGGTCGGAGCCCGGGGCGCCGAAGAAGGCTGCGGAAGGGGACAGGGCGGTCAGGCTGGCGTGCATGGGGGATCCTCGGTGCGTTGGCAATGAATTAATGATAACCATTCTCAATTGAGCGTCAAGGCCGTGCCTGGCTTTATTGCAAATATTTGTTGCCTCACTGCGGATCGGTGACGAAGCCGATCTTGCGCACGCCTGCGCGCTGCGCGGCCGCCATGGCCTGGGCCACGCGCTCGTAGCGCACGCTCTTGTCGCCGCGGATGTGCAGGTCGGGCTGCGGGTCCTTGGCGGCCTCGGCTTTCAGGCGCGGCTCCAGCTCCTCGTCGCTGATGTCCGTCTCGTTCCAGTGGTATTTGCCGTCGGCCGTCACGCTCAGGCGGATGGTCTCGGGCTTGACGTTTTCGCGCTCGGCGGAGGCGCGCGGCAGGTCCACCGGCACCGCATGCTTCATGACCGGCACGGTGATGATGAAGATGATGAGCAGCACCAGCATGACGTCCACCAGGGGCGTCATGTTGATCTCGTTCATCACCTCGTCGGCGTCGTCCTGGGTTCCGAATGCCATGGCGCGTCAGCCTTTCTTGATGGGCAGGACCTTGCCCTGGTCGGCAGGGGCGCTGACGCGGGCGCCGGTCACGAAGTAGGCATGCAGGTCGTGCGCGAAGCTGTTGAGGCCGTTCAGGATGGACTTGTTGCCCCGCACCAGCGCGTTGTAGCCCAGCACCGCGGGAATGGCCACGGCCAAGCCCAGCGCGGTCATGATGAGTGCTTCGCCGATCGGGCCGGCCACCTTGTCGATGGTGGACTGGCCCGAGGTGCCGATCGCCACGAGGGCGTGGTAGATGCCCCAGACGGTGCCGAAGAGGCCGATGAACGGCGCGGTGGAGCCGACCGACGCCAGGATGGCGAGGCCCGATTGCAGGCGGGCGGTGAATTCGTCGATGCAGTTGCGCAGGCTGCGCGTGATCCAGTCGCTGACGTCCAGGCTGTCGTGCAGGTGCGCCTTGGTATTGCGGTGGTGGGCCGTGGCCTCGCGGCCTTCGAGCGCGAGGTGGCGGAACGGATTGTCGGCATCGCTGCCGAGCTTTTCCATGCCCGCGGCGAAATCCTCGCTGTGCCAGAAGTCGCGTGCGGCGCGGGCGTG comes from the Paracidovorax avenae ATCC 19860 genome and includes:
- the rlmD gene encoding 23S rRNA (uracil(1939)-C(5))-methyltransferase RlmD produces the protein MSDPTEHPEILQDPSSTPVQGRTDLPPGWLDVTSMDMDAQGVARRPDGKVVFIDGALPFEWVSANTHRKKNNWEQASLTAIHRESPQRVRPGCPHFGLHAGACGGCKMQHLHVGAQVAVKQRVLEDNLWHLGKVKAETVMRPIEGPAWGYRYRARLAVRHVAKKGKVLVGFHERKSRYIADMEVCPVLPPHVSALLMPMRALIASMDARDTCPQIELACGDDVTALVLRHLEPLSEADLDRLRAFAAAHGVQWWLQPKGPDTVHLLEEGGPQLNYALPDFGITMPFKPTDFTQVNPHINRVLVTRALRLLDAGRADRVIDWFCGLGNFTLPIATQAREVVGIEGSEALVARSRENYRKNQDDRPQGQALAPTTFVARNLFEMTPEMLIADGVADKWLVDPPREGAFALAKALADIHQARIGTEDAPALPASAEGWTPPQRIVYVSCNPATLARDAGLLVHQAGYRCVAAGVVNMFPHTAHVESMAVFERA
- a CDS encoding Bax inhibitor-1/YccA family protein, whose protein sequence is MNDQVTVLGSAGYGVSQEQRQRVLRNTYWLLALSMVPTVLGAWLGVATGITQSLRGGVGLIVFLGGAFGFMFAIEKTKNSAAGVPVLLGFTFFMGLMLSRLIGMVLGFKNGTDLVMTAFAGTAGVFLVMASLATVIKRDLSGMGKWLFVGAMVLLVGSVINVFVGSSAGMMAISVAAIGIFSAYMLYDLKQIIDGGETNYISATLALYLDLFNVFQSLLALLGIMGGERD
- a CDS encoding GlcG/HbpS family heme-binding protein, which translates into the protein MKTKHELEFADVKKIAAAAEAEALRNGWAVTIAIVDDGGHLLSLQRLDGAAPLSSHIAPGKARTAALGRRESKVYEDIINGGRTAFLTAPFIDGMLEGGVPILKDGQCLGAVGVSGVKSSEDAQIARAGIAAIGL
- the hemP gene encoding hemin uptake protein HemP — its product is MHASLTALSPSAAFFGAPGSDRQAEAHGRAAPSAPAVDSSELLKGQKTVAIFHNGSIYRLQATKLGKLILTK
- a CDS encoding ExbD/TolR family protein, with amino-acid sequence MAFGTQDDADEVMNEINMTPLVDVMLVLLIIFIITVPVMKHAVPVDLPRASAERENVKPETIRLSVTADGKYHWNETDISDEELEPRLKAEAAKDPQPDLHIRGDKSVRYERVAQAMAAAQRAGVRKIGFVTDPQ
- a CDS encoding MotA/TolQ/ExbB proton channel family protein, producing MESHFGIANVWIQGDFVTRAVAVLLLGMSLASWIVILIKALDIIKFKKHARAARDFWHSEDFAAGMEKLGSDADNPFRHLALEGREATAHHRNTKAHLHDSLDVSDWITRSLRNCIDEFTARLQSGLAILASVGSTAPFIGLFGTVWGIYHALVAIGTSGQSTIDKVAGPIGEALIMTALGLAVAIPAVLGYNALVRGNKSILNGLNSFAHDLHAYFVTGARVSAPADQGKVLPIKKG